A segment of the Eleutherodactylus coqui strain aEleCoq1 chromosome 6, aEleCoq1.hap1, whole genome shotgun sequence genome:
gagtatgatacatgatgtaactcaggatcagaacgaggtaagtaatgtatgtacacagtgactccaccagcagaatagtgaatgcagctctggagcataataacAGAATGTAACTgagtatcagtacaggatacaaaaaaacaaaacaacctgTTTTGTAGATTAATTCTGTATTTTCATAGGTGGCCAAATGCTTTATtgcatgttcacatgtagcagagatTGCGCAGATTTTCCGCTGCATAACAGCCATGCCATTTCCGCTAGGTGTGTACGTACTCTTAGTGATACAAGTTAGTGACTGGAGTGCATTCTAATTCTGGCTCTTCAGAGTCTAACTTGACCATTTTGTACTTTAGTTGCTCAGCAAGATTGTGCAAAACATGATTGTGGGTACAATACAGGTAAAACATGGTGATACATTACATATGCCCTACTACTGCATAAGGGATCGGTCACTCCAAGAAGGGTGCATGTTTTTGACTTTGTATGCACTTCCCTCCTGTTGAAATCCCAGAACTTTTAAAACATGCTGTGTATCTATAAAGAAGACACATTGGAACAGAATGGTCTGTCCGTTCttggcggctccattaaaatgacagacGTTGGTCCCCTTGCTCCTGTGGCTTGCTCTATGTGCCCCTTCTCACTAACGATGATCGTACTATGCCCCACTTCCCCTTAAAAGGAGTAGTGGCTGGTGTTGGTTTGCCATGCAGAAGCAAAAGGGCAATTCCTATCATCTCCAAGGAGTCGCCATCAGTGGTAAGCAAACAGAATAAGGTAAATTGTCCACACAGCTTAGCCCTTAAATTACGAACATTAGAAATAATGTGTAACTAAATCTCTCTATTGTGTGATCAACATGCTTGGCATCTCTTAAAATCTAGGCAATGAAGAAGTTGCAGTGTGTCCATCATTACTGCGGGTTCTCGGAGTTCCTCAGGAAGGGCTCTAGGGTGAGGCCTGAGTTCTTCTCCTCGCTCTCCTCATTATACAAGTCATGTTTCTTGATGTAGTCTAGGACAGAGTCCGGCACCAGATATCGCACGCTCATCCCCCTCCGCAGGGCTCTTCGCACCTTGGTAGAGGAGATGTCATTGGTAATCCACTCCTCCACAAGATGGATATTGTGCCTGTGCTTCCAGAGGACATCAGATTCGTAGATGAACTTTTGGGCGTTACTCCCCATCCTGGTGATACAGACCAGACCGAAAGATGACACAATTTCATTGACGTGTTCAGGTTTCCAAAGGTTGGGGACTCCGAGTGACTCAAGGATATCGGCTCCGCAAAGAAGCTTAACCTGAGGGGGGGCTGAAAGTAAGTGAAGACAATGTAACTGATCTGGAGATGCTGAATGCTTTTTTAAtcaatgtttttggaaatgaagactttttgtatttggttttcaataaaaatgtctgattgtttgatttccatgctTGCATGGTTTTCcaaggtacttaaaggggttgtcccgcggcagcaagtgggtctatacacttctgtatggccatattaatgcactttgtaatatacattgtgcattaattatgagccatacagaagttataaaaagttttttacttacctgctccgttgctggcgtcctcgtctccatggtgccgactaattttcgccctccgatggccaaattagccgcgcttgcgcagtccgggtcttctgctttcttctatggagcctttcgtgcaggatgccggctccgtgtagctccgccccgtcacgtgccgattccagccaatcaggaggctggaatcggcaatggaccgcacagaagagctgcggtccacggaagaagaggattccggcggccatcttcacaggtaagtatagaagtcaccggagcgtggggattaaggtaagcgctccggtaagctttctgtacgtccctgcatcggggttgtctcgcgccgaacggggggggggggggggggggggttgaaaaaaaaaaaaacccgtttcggcgcgggacaacccctttaagcctggaaGACTGAaatcttagggtccttttacatgtggCTACTTGTCAGGCGAAAatgcctgacaggtcgtcccagcgacgATCGCTcctgtgcctttacacaggaatgagcatcgctGACTGAACAGAGGTCTTCAGTCACAGTAAGTCCTAAGTGAATGACcgtctgtttacacaggccaattcgtcgttcagtttctgcatgcagaaactgaacggcgaACAAGAAGCGAATAAtttcttgttcgtcgttcagtcggggtatgcctttacactgaacgataatcgatcAGATTCCCGCTGCATGTGTAAAAAGGCCCTTTACAAATTTGGTCAGTGGGGAACATTCATTACTGAAAGGAGCATATTACACACTGAGGAATTTCTAAGACACGTCGACTCAGGGGTTTTCTGCAGTGTCAAGAAGAATGTAACATATTCTCTTTGGGGGGagcagcacattacacactgaggaaTTTCTAAGAAACGACTACTCAGGGATTTTCTGCATTGAGAGGAAGAAGTTAGCACATAGTCATTTGTAAGTTGATGTCTTCTACACATGGAAGTGCAGTTTTTGGAAATCAATATGTATTAGTTTATTGCATTCACTCCAAGTCATAAATGGTAAAAGAGGATAAAAAAGCCTGGAAGGATTAAACTACCATTACAGAGAGCCATATGACAGTGTCGGGAGATGCTGATCATCTCACCAGCCCTCATGCCCTATCATCCTGCAACTTGTAGTACTACTGTCTTGTTACACCCTGTCCTCCTTTTTGGTAGTCCAGCTCATCTTCCACTACCTTGTCATTTGATCAAGAGATAATCACAGTATAGTTTATTACAATACAATGCTATCTGTTCCACTACCAATCTATCCCCCACTAGTAAACAGTAAATAACATAgaaagatagctgtgtagtactgagtgggtgtggttatgctacacaaccTTTGAAAGagaagaggtgagggggagctgagcttgtgcacattcatgagagagaccagatAATCACTGCTAGGAAAACCCCAAACTAGAAACCTGAATGTAGGAGAGCTTACAAACCAAGTATgaagctttctaaatgcatgagaagtaAAACTAAGTGCAAAAACAGATACGTTTTGTAAGTCTAGCATGCAATGTATTAAGTATAAAAGAGCTGCACTGCGGTCATGGTCATGTTGCAATCATGTTGGGAACTACAAAAAAACGTAACCTGGGATGCCTTTTTATACTACTTCATACCTTTACTTTCTGGACAGTTATAGTCTGGGACGTCTTGGCAAATatgatttctcttcctcttttgACCTTTTCGGCACCCTGATTTCTTCTCCCGGATCTCCCCATTATCGGTTGATATCTGCTGCTGCTGGTAATGTCTAGTGAGTACAAACAGTAATGAATATTTCTCATCCTGTGACTGCTCTGTGTCTTCCTTTCTGCTCCCCTTTACCTTAATGCCAGCGCTGTCTCCGTCCACTCCTTCTTGGAACACTCCCAGGGGTCGACCTCTATCCAGTCAGAGTTCTCAGTAGCGAGTTGTGCCATGGCCAGGCGGTGAGACCCCTCAACAAGCCCTTTCTTCTTATAGCCATCACTTACTGGAGAAATTATACCTTTCACAACCTTATATTTCCCTGTGAAAAGACATAATTCAGGGTAAAGTCCCCTATGTTGCAATATATAGTACAAATACAATAGGAGAAATACACAATATTGCATgacttgagttacatcctgtattatactccatagctgcactcactattctgctggtggagtcactgtgtacatacattacttatcctgtactgatcctgagttacatcctgtattatactccagagctgcactcactgttctactgcagcagtcactgtgtacatacattacttatcctgtactgatcctgagttacatcctgtattatactctagagctgcactcactattctgctggtggtcactgtatacatacattacttatcctgtactgatccagaatTATAttctttattatactccagagctgcactcactattctgttagtagagtcactgtgtacatacattacttatcctgtactgatcctgagttacatcctgtattatactccagagctgcactcactattctgctggtggagtcactgtgtacatacattacttatcctatactgatcctgagttacatcctgtattatactccagagctgcactcactattctgctggtggagtcactgtgtacctacattacttatcctgtactgattctgactTACCTGTTCCCTGCAGGTAGTCACGTGCCAGTTCAAACAGTCGCAGGTGCATCACAGTGATTGGGTTAAAAGACCCCGTAGCCAGGAGCACAACCTCCATCCGTGAGTCTGACTTCTCCATTGCTTCTGCTGAAAACCAAGATCTTAGATGGAGCGAGTTACGGTTACT
Coding sequences within it:
- the NMNAT1 gene encoding nicotinamide/nicotinic acid mononucleotide adenylyltransferase 1; protein product: MLGLSRIVLTLCPRFSRYRPWDPSSACRRWYRNQSRAPIRGLVLPPQRGASTRSSQWAQNCISNRNSLHLRSWFSAEAMEKSDSRMEVVLLATGSFNPITVMHLRLFELARDYLQGTGKYKVVKGIISPVSDGYKKKGLVEGSHRLAMAQLATENSDWIEVDPWECSKKEWTETALALRHYQQQQISTDNGEIREKKSGCRKGQKRKRNHICQDVPDYNCPESKAPPQVKLLCGADILESLGVPNLWKPEHVNEIVSSFGLVCITRMGSNAQKFIYESDVLWKHRHNIHLVEEWITNDISSTKVRRALRRGMSVRYLVPDSVLDYIKKHDLYNEESEEKNSGLTLEPFLRNSENPQLGSGWLYSSSGPAAICQLVKAAFSSAIMAPPDFSGTWNMVSNENFDRYMQSLGIDLITRNLAKLIKPQKIIEQSGDSFVIRTLSSLRNYRVQFTLGQEFDEDTKGLDNRKCKTLVTLDNGHLICVQKGEKKNRGWKHWINGDDLHLELSCEDQVCKQVYRRVQEAC